Genomic segment of Benincasa hispida cultivar B227 unplaced genomic scaffold, ASM972705v1 Contig557, whole genome shotgun sequence:
ttctttcccAATTtgttgttggctttttggccattaacatcaaattaattcattttaattaattgattgattgatgttttgatgataacaaatctacttttatttattgataattATAGTATTTTGGACCCTCCATTGCATAGAGTTCGGAATAACAAATCCAATGCATTTCGAATCGCTCAAATGAAAAAGTTATGGCCAAAACAAGCTTAACGAAAAATTACCCAGTGGTGACGTGGCAGTTTATTCATCAAAAAAGACCCAATTGAAAGGAGATATTTGGAGCTTTGAAAGAGTGACACATGgtaggttttttatttttggatttttctaaaaagaaaataaatttaatattatataagcTTGTGTGTAACGGCTAGTTTTGGACACATGGTGGGCATTTgctttttgttggattttgaaagaaattattttaaaatatatagtgtgtatgtatgtatctaatggctagttgagtttaaatctTCATCATTCAATCTTTTTTTACCAACATCCGATGGCCCAAATTGAATGTGATTTTCACCAACTTTCCTCCCTTTGTAAACACTTCATCTGTTccaaaattttaataacaatttcATATCTTTTTACAATCCTCCATAATTCATTAAGcctccattgttgctctcttcaagcttcattatttcttcttttcatctagTTCTTGAGAGAGATTTATGTATTGTGAGGATTAATTTGTGTAAGCTTAACAACTGTAAATCCACTCTAAGAGTGTTCTTTaacattttcaaactttttgtaaGGATTACTTTTGAACTTGAAAAAGAGTTGTTGTAGCGGTTTGAACCTCAACCATGGAAAGGATCGAGTTTGTTCTTGCATCTAGAAAAAGAACGTCATACTATTCGACTCTAAGTAGTTGAAAGAGTTAAGTTTGTAGTGACATACTCAAGATAAGCTTGGGAAATGGATGTAGGTCGGTTGTgtcaaaccactataaaattctcGAAGTCAATTTCTGTATCTctctcctatttaattttgtaattaatttgttattatattttgttatttgaaattaattgtaatttttgttcttgaaaCTAACCgctcatattggattattttgattggtTGTTGTTGAATTTATATATCCATTATCAATCTTATTATTATAATCAAATTGAGTGCTTTAAAGTAGTATTATTAACTTCTTGATTATTTTGGGGtgaatttatttgcatgaatttattCTTGAATTTACTTATTAGCAAAAAGTTTTTTAACGTGTTATTTGGGCCTACATTTAGGGGGGAAAATTCGTTAAGTTAAATAAACCCTATTTACCCCCTCTTAGGTTGTCATACTGATCCTACAATTGCTTCTTTCACTGCATAGTTTCTCCACAAAACTTTAACTAATAGAACCCTCTTATTTCTCAACTCTTGTTCCTTCCTGGCTAAGATTTGTACAGGTTCTTCCTCATAGGCCAGGTTTTTCTTAAGCCATACTGATTGTGTTTCTAGAACATTTGAAGGATCTGGAACATATTTACGTAATATTGACACATGGAACACATCGTGTATCCTAGATAATTCTATTGGCAATGCTAAATGATACGCTAATAGTCTAATACGTTCTAAAATTTTGCAGAGTTCAATGAATCTTGGACTCTATTTTCCCTTCCTTCCAAAACTTAATACACATCTCCAAGGAGAAAGCTTCAGAAAAACTCTATTTCCTACCTCAAATTCCAGATCTCGATGGCACTTGTCAGCCTAACTTTTCTAATGATCTTGAGCCGTCTTAAGTTTCTCCTTGATTAACTTAATGGTATATGTAGTGATATGCACTAATTTTGGACCAAgtaattttcttttaccaacTTCATTCCAATATACTGGGGTTCTACATTTCCTCCTATACAATACCTTATACGGAGTTATTACGATGCTAGAATGATAACTGTTATTATATACAAACTCTGTTAATGGAAGATGAGAATTGCAGTTGCCTTTAAACTGTAGCACACAGGTTCGAAGCATATTCTCTAAGGTGTAAATAGTTCATTCTAGTCGTCCATCTATCTGAGGATGGAAGGCTGTACTAATCTAAATTTATTACCAAGAGTAATATGataatatgataaaatattgactaatttcttatttaattcatttaattttctcCAACCTAATTAAATAAACCCCAATTTATGCCTTTGGTCCTCCTTCCTctttcttcaaatatttatttctttccacctcgcacttagccaatttttcctcATTCTTATTTAACTATTCCACATTCAACAAATGGGCTAAAATTATTAAAGAATattaagaagaaaattttacacttgaaaattaaacttcaaCTTCCAACTTCAACATCAAATCTAATCCAAGTTGATTATTTAAGTTATCCTCGGATTATAAGCACACGACCttccatcttcatctcttcttcctcgTGAAGCCATTTCCATCGTTGGTGCTCTTTGGTTTGACCATTTGTCACCACGCCAGTCATCCTTGTCAACCATCCACCATGTCGGTCGTCGTCCTCCTCTCACGCTGTCATTCGAATTGCACCAACCGTTGTCCGCTTCGCACTATCGCTCGTCGTCAATCTGAGTCATGCATCGTCTGTTTTTATCATCCTCCTCCCGCATATCATCTGTCATCCAATTTCTTTGCACCAACTTGTTCATCGTCCTCCGCTCAACAGTGTGGTCGCCAATGAGGATATGAAAAGGTTGACCAAAAAAATCGAAGATCTGGAGGAGAGGAATTTGGCCAAAAAGATGTAGGTTTCGAAGAAAGAATTTTgagaaagaaattaaagaatATGGAAAGTTGTgggtatataaaaaaaatattatgatttaatatatttttttaagagcGCGTCTCATTCGAAACCCCTTTCTctttcctattttaaaaaaatgtataattaatttatggtaattcaactatttttttttttttttttttagtaattttagagCCAACTTATAAGTATAACTAATTAAACGTTcttataaataatgaaaaaaattggaCATACCTAAATTATAGAGTTTTTATTAGGATATTATGTGTTGTTATCTCTTTTTCATAAGAAGCTCGAGTTGGGTTCATAAGGTACACATGGAAAGTGTGCCAGGATATGGTAACGACCCTCCTTGCAACTGCATGAAACTCGTATGTCTCAGCAAGCTTGATCGGGTCAGCACTACCGTCATACTCCATGATATGGTGAGTTTGAAGCACTTTGGGAGTGCTTCAGCCACAATGTCGTTCGTGAAAGGGATGTTATTCTTTTTCAATAGTTATACAGTGAGTTTCACGAGCTCAAGTGGTGTGTCATCACCTTTTTTGGTCGTTCGGGCCTCGACTTGTTTTAGGATCTCCAACTTCAACCTCTTATAGTTAAGATTCTCTTTTTTGTTCGGTCAAAAAACCCATTGACTGAGGCAATGAGTAATCATGGTGACATTGTTCTCTACCAGCTGTTGGTAGGGGATGAGCCCAACCACAATTGGTCTAACATTGATCTGCGCAACCTCCTAGAGTAGAATCTAGTGTTATgactttcttcttccctttcagTGAGGCGACACTGTCTTTATAATAGCCTCCATTCAGGACCTAAACTCAGACATTATCACTTGGAAGCTAGAGAAGTATTTGAAGCAGTGTTAGTCCTCCTAGCTCTCGTTGGACTGgcattgatatatatatatatatatataacactcTATTATTGTGTGATTTTTACTCTAAGGGTACTTGACTCAAGAAATTAAAGTGAGGTGGAGTTGTGAACTTCCCTTCCTTGTTTGGTCTACGAAATttgtggatcccatgactaaaaacattatttttatgttttattaactTCTTACCttatgatatttaaaaatattttaaaaaaagttgtgGATCCATGGACTTTCATCACTCCCCAAACTTCACAATTTCCGTCTTTACTCCAAACACTCTTGAAATATTtagaatccaaatagtttaCTCTAGATAGAAACACAAATCTTAACTAGTTgaaatatatcaaattaatattaGAATGAATTTGTTATATACCATAAATTAGCTGTTAATTAGAaagtaaaaattataatttattgccCCCATGTAAAAGAGGTATTAAAAAAAGAAGTGCACATGTGAAATAAGAGAGCAATCGTGGATGTCTTATTTGAGAATAATAGTCAAATATAAGAAATTAGTATTGAAGTTTAGAGGACACTACAAGTTAAACTTAAACCAAACGACACGTTCAACTTTATATTGATGTTTAATGCAACATTGTCCATCAAAATTCCAATGGCTTCGATTTTATCTATTTCATTGATAAAGGTTTCACACATTAGAAAATTAGGATCTTATACAATAtgatatcaaaatttaattaactatcTGACTGGAAGTGTtcgatattattatttataatcatTGTTTTTCCATGTCAAAATCAGTAATATTGACTTTGTTTCAAGTTCTACTGACTTTTCTCTTCAACATGCATTCCCAATTTCTCTATAAAATCTTGTCATTTTATTATAAGTGATCATAATAATACCATTTTCTTCCCTTCTTAAatcttcttcaacttgctccCCCTCTCTATGGAGGTGAAGGTTAGAAAGTTCACTTTTGTTGTAATTCtgtgatttatttgaatttctaatttcttagcaatatattaaattattcacttTTATTtagtgtcttttttttttttttgtgggaaAATTAAATCTCTCTAACCGTGTTTTGTTCATCAAAACTAAGATCATTTTAGTACTAAATTAACAACTttgtgtaaaataaaaaattttagaaataataaaagTAATTGAGTTCTATTAATAATTTGACATGTTGATGTTTAACATGGCTCATTAAACGAGTAATTGCAATGGGTGTCAATTATGAATAGACATTAAAAAATACTAGATCTTTTAACAATTACTAAACATCATTAAATGGGCTTTTTGTTGTTTcaacaaataaggaaaatacTTACCAATCAAAAAGAGCTTAGCTCAACtgatatttatatgtgttgCAAAAGGTTCGCATCctcatttaacaaaaaaaaaaacaaagaaaaaaattgtcatCCTTACAAAATTACTATACATTACCGTACCAAGTTCATTTTTGTGGGCAGAAAATAGTTCTGGAAATGTTGATCTATGATGAAAAAGAGAGGAGAAAAGCTATGAAGATAGTTTCTGAACTAACCGGTAATTATTAAGGTTCCGTTTAGTAATcgtttatgttttaaaaaaaaaatatttcatctacatttcttaccatgatttacatttttcttaacTACAATTTTGGATCTttagctaaattttaaaaacaaaaataactacttttttttagttctcaaaattgagtttcgttttttaaaccattattgaaaagtagataataaaagaatgaaTCTGAAGGTAGATGTAATATCCAtagacttaaattttaaaataaataaataaataaactaaccATTATAGAGCttaatttaacctatgtttCAAAGGGTTTAAGTTTTGTTGAGATTTAAGTGATTAGACTGAACATTTCacctaaaatatttttattatatttgcagGGTTCTACAAccatttaaaatgatttttatttgaaaaaatgaagtggagaaataaattatttagaatAAAACGCTTAAATAACAAATTCTAAAAAGGAATTTTTTAGTGGTTAGTTGAACAATCCTTTCAAATTTTGATGATATatgaaaatgactaaaatactCTCACGCTACCTTCACTCTCCTATGAATTATAAAATGTTTTCGGAAAAAACAACACATTTAGGCctatttaactttaaaaaataaagtgttcttttgaaaaaaaaaatcatttttatttaaacttgaTAAAAATTGTTTGAAAAAAACTGAAAGTATTTCCAAAGTTATTTTGAATGCATCTCAGtttttttcaaaacaatttattttcaaaattaaatacctatttttattcaaattaattaaaattggatctttaaagatatataaataaaaggtgtgtttggattaactttcgaagtgtttaaataaatatttttaaatgaaaaaaatatatatttaaaaatacttaaaaagaaaaatccaaacgaatCCTAAATTTAAACTAACCTTAAATTACAAATACCAAAATTATATgttgacattatttatttatttatttttaaagggGTGAATTCAATTTCGATGGaaatgaaagagaagaaaatgacCGTGACTGGGGAGGTTGATCCAATATGCGTGGTGCGAAAACTAAGAAAGTTTCGTCAAACAGAAATAATCTCAGTGGGACCGCtaaaagaagaggagaaaaagaaagaagataaattgcCTGAGATTCTTGACTATAGAAATAAtattccattttattttattgaagaaatgtcaTATGGACATCCTTCTTCCTGTGTTATTTTAtagttaaatttgaatattcaaCTCTATAAATATAGGTGAACGGTTTACTTTAGAGATGTATTAATGTGTATGATTATAATTACTAGCGGAGTCTTAAGATACTACTTAGTTATTCAAATTTATATGCCCATAAAAAGTAATAATTAGGTTTGTATGGTTGTTTTCTAGGATTAGTTTCTGTAATTTATAAAGCAAGATACGGCTATACGATACAAATACGATCGGATACggtaattcatcaatttttaaaaaattaagatagatacgtcattttttaatattttttttaatatatatttctaaaaaatgatcATACTGATAcgttaaatatatttttttttctttaaaaaatataagatatagataaatttagcatataagttaataacattacaaacactgaaatacaataagAAAAGTAATATCTAAGATATTGAagtacaataattaataaaatgcaatagaaaagtgactcatattgcaaagaagaagaagacaaagaaGATTAGAaaaagaagtatgaagataaacgaacaacttattgttgaatatatccaaatggtttatattttggtggactttgtggggactcaaatgtgaagatggagattagataaTTCTAGTCTAaggtttggtccgttatttatttagttatttcttttagttttggactgagtagtgagctttttaaataggttatcTAATTTTAGATGAGGAaggattagatgagttacttgtcttttttctttaaaaaaaaatatgcataaaaatagatacgtcaaatcgcgtgtcaaatacgtatctggaaagtatctaAAAGTATATCCAATACGTGTCTGATAttttttgcctcacatgaagtatctgtacttcatagtttgtaattgtatatatgtgtgtgtgatGATTTGATTAATCAATAGATATTTcaacaaataaacataaattaattCATCATATTCCAACTCAAGTATAATTCAACGGTTGGGTATAGATTAGACATGTATTACCTCTTTCCAACTCATTCTCCTCCccaaaatcttaaattttcatacCTGAAACATTTTTGACAAGTTGTAGATGATttatagtcttttttttttcttttctagttCAACAATATGTCTTGTGGAGGATTCGAACCTCTAATCTTTTGATCGATAGTTCACACtttatgtcaattgagttatgctcTTGTTGATATAGCTATCATCaattgatttaataaaaaaaccactcaaattaatgaaaatacaTGAGTGTTTGGGATaagaagttggttattatagtcctagATTATTAAAGTTGGGATAagtttataatagtttgtgtttgaggtgtagattattttattttgggttataataatagtatgtgtttgaagtatttaagaataaaatattaaacacAGTagcaaagaattaaaaaaatgatgtatgtaaaataataaataataaataaatggagGTTTGAAAATAGTGTTAGTGTAGCTAAttagagaataaaaaataatatttattataacaaaaaGTGGTTACTATAGTCTTAGGATAGTTCTTACTCCAAACATATCCTCAATTTTACATTTGGAATAGTTATAGGTAGGTTTATAGTGCaggtgtgtgtatatatatattagagaaAAACAGAAATCATATTTGAAAAGCAAAAACCACAAATTATATAGTAATTACTTTATGCATACAAATTACATAATAATCTATGCATTTTTGGCTACatttcaaaaaaagaagaagaaaggagagaCTTATCCGGGTTATGGTACCTCCGTAACCAAACAGAGGGCCGATTATTTTCCTCAGCGCCTggcttcttcatcttcctccttCCACATTTCAACCCAATTCTTCTGCGCCTCTTCCCATCCGAACACAGATCCTTTCTTCTCCGGATCCAAACTCGTCGATAACGTCCCGTAAGCAATTCCCATCGTCGAAGCTCCGAATGTCAAGAAAGTCGTCAAAAATGGCAGCCAAATCGGCACATCCCAAACGTTTTGCTCCTTGATCGCCTGGAAAATCTTCAGCAATGTCACACCGAAGGCCATCGGAACTCCGACGAAAGCCAAGATTCTCGTTATAATCCTGCTGTATACGGCTTCTGGAATTTCGTCGTCGTCGTCTTCCTTCTTGTTGTTTTGGCCGGAAAGCTTTTTCGCTTCGATTTCTCTGTCTTTCGCCGTCGACGGAGAACCACTGAAGCCCTTGGCGTTTACTTGGACTTGACCTCTGGATATTCTCGTGAAATTGCTGAGTTTCTTCGTGATTGTTGAGTCGTTGATTCGGCTTCTTTGATTCCATGGCGGAGGCTTCGAGAGGAGGAGAGCTTGGCAAAAGGAACACACTAGGGCTTTCATGGCGACTTGGTTTTGATTCTGTTTTTAATTTTCGTCTGTTTGTTTTAATCGCCGGAAATCTTATCCGAAAGCTTTATTAGGTGAACGGTGGTGTTTCAATTTTCAGCacgaagagattttttttttttaatatttgataattgatacgtttgtaacttttttttcattttttttttttatagatactACCGTTTTATGCCTTAAAAGCTGTTCTTAAcagggtgttcaaaaaattcgaCTACCCGAATAAAatctatgaatccaattcaacCTTTTATGGGTTGTATTAGTTTACAGGTTCATCTAATATAATCCGAATCAACCTGAATttattataaactttaaaatatattttttattatttataacataattatttatacattttaattttctttaattccaatttttttttaataattcattcttcaataactcttaaaatagtttcttttgcactttaaaaaaaatttcattatataattataaattgagttgttaatcttaattcaatatataaaaataattaaattagatttttacatatttacgttttgttctttttagaataaaattttgaataaatgatccgattaaccgaaccaatccaacccaaatattttatggttggATTGGGTTTAAGGGTTATTTTGGTGgaaattgggttgggtctaaaaaatctttcaacTCATCCCAACTTAATTGACATTGATAAATAGACATATCTATGTCTGCTACTGAGATTGTGGATACTACgaatgtctatcagtgtctatcattttctattagacaatgacatttgtaatatttgaaaatgttaagcaattccattatatatatatatactctcattttttttactgATTTATTTCGGAGCGGATCCTCTATTATACAACTACtagttatatatttatttatttattttcatcatccAAGAAAATTTTTTGTTATCAAATTTCACCACAGCATCACAccaaatatcaattaaatttaatgcCAATTAAAAAATGGTGACccgaaattgaaattttgaggcAAATATGTGGCAAGCTAAAAAAATGTCATGTGTCTCATTTATGGTCAGACTAATCATAATGATggttacgtataaatattgcacttattgtagacaaaatactattatttatataatcaacaaccctacaatatattttaatagtcatcagtcttataatagtcggaagtggttgtcgaagttgattatcgaagatgattttcattgaagtttgtagtcggagcctgaagttggttgcatgaaggtggtttggagttggttgtcggaggTGGTTTTCGGAGCCCGAAATTGGTTGTGCGAAGTTGATTGTCGAAGATGATATTTTTTGAAGTTTTGTAGTCGGAGGTTATCGGAGCCCGAAGTTGATCAcgtgaaggtggtattagagttagaATTTGTCATCGGAGATGGTTGTTGAAGCCCTGAGTTGGTCCTCGGAGTTGCTCACTCGAAGGTGGTCAACAAAATTGATCgtcgaaggtgattttcattgGAATTTATAGTCGGAGGTATTTTTTGGAGCCTACAAAGGTGGTTGTTGAAGCTGGTCACCAGAGTTTGTTGTCAGAGGTGGTTTTCGGAGCCTGAAAttggtcgtcagagttggtCGTGTGAAAGTGATCGTTGGAGTTGAGTCACTAGAGTTATCATCAGAGGTAGTTGTTAGAGCCTGGAATTGGTCGTGCGAAGGTTGTCGAATGTTGTAGTTGGTCGCCAGAGTTTTaattggagttggttgttggagttgTAATTGAAGGTGGTTATCAAAGCCCATAGTTGGTCATTGGAGTTGTAatcggaggtggttttcggagcccggagttggttgtcggagttatCATCGAAGATAGTTCTCGAGGCCCAGAGTTAGTTATGGAAGTGTGACAGCAATAGTCATCGATAGTGGCTGAtggtggagccattgaaaacattggaatAAGAGAGAGTttgggtgagttggtaaaatatacaaACTAAACTCCactaacatttaaagttggtgacCTAAACATTGAGTtgatatattataccaactcaactcaactcatgttggtaaGACAAACACCTCCTTAAAGTGGGAGGTTTATTGGAGATGAGCTTTTTTTGGATTGGGGATGAGGCAATGTAACGAGGTGTAGTGATATTAtcacataatataaaattattaaaatttgtcACTTCACCTTGTCATGTCACTTTTCTATTAGTTAACTAACGGTCAAAATTAATTCAGAGATCATTTAGAAGTATTTTTCAAACCTCAAGGACTAAGGTGTCTCTTTTCAAACTTTAGGGACCAAATAGACATCATCAACTTCAAATATTTGAGACCAAAAATGCATTTAcccttaattcaatatatgaaaaataattaagtcaaatttttacgtattaatattttactttctttagaataaaattttaaataattgatcCGAATAACACAAACTAACCTAATACAAGTATTTCTTGATTGGGTTGagtttggttcatttttttatgAGGATTACTTGGATAGAATAAGTTTAAATCTCAACAAATTTGATTAGATCTAA
This window contains:
- the LOC120069724 gene encoding heavy metal-associated isoprenylated plant protein 39-like, which produces MEVKKIVLEMLIYDEKERRKAMKIVSELTGVNSISMEMKEKKMTVTGEVDPICVVRKLRKFRQTEIISVGPLKEEEKKKEDKLPEILDYRNNIPFYFIEEMSYGHPSSCVIL
- the LOC120069720 gene encoding uncharacterized protein PAM68-like, whose protein sequence is MKALVCSFCQALLLSKPPPWNQRSRINDSTITKKLSNFTRISRGQVQVNAKGFSGSPSTAKDREIEAKKLSGQNNKKEDDDDEIPEAVYSRIITRILAFVGVPMAFGVTLLKIFQAIKEQNVWDVPIWLPFLTTFLTFGASTMGIAYGTLSTSLDPEKKGSVFGWEEAQKNWVEMWKEEDEEARR